The Streptomyces capitiformicae genome contains the following window.
GTGTCGAGAACCATGGCGTCGACCCGGACGTGGAGGTCTTCCAGACCCCGCAGGACTACGCGGCCGGCCGGGATCCCCAACTGGACGAGGCGATCCGGATCGCCTTGGCGGCGCTTGAGGAGAACCCGGCGAAGGCCGCTCCGCAGCTGCCGGGTTCATAAGGTCTTTTTCGCCCCCGCCGCCCCTACCCGTCCCATCCAAAGGGGCTGCGCCCCTTCAACCCCCCTCCGCGGGAGAGCTCGGTCGGGTTGGTTCGTTGGCGGGTGCGGGCGGGTGGGGGCTTGTCGCGCAGTTCCCCGCGCCCCTGAAGGGGCGCGGGGAACTGCGCGAGCAACCAACGACTACCCGCGCGGATGAACGCACCCCGGCCACCCCCAGGAGCGGGTTGAAGGGGCGCAGCCCCTGGGGGATGGGAACGGGTAAGGGCGGCGGGGGCGGAAACCCTCGATACGATGCCGGGGTACGCGATCAACGCCGGCCGCCGAGGAGGGCACCGTATGGCAGGGGAGCCGCAGGACGACTGTCTGTTCTGCAAGATCGTCGAGGGGCACGTCCCGGCGACCATCGTGCGGGAGACGGAGACGACCGTCGCGTTCCGGGACATCAATCCCCAGGCACCGACCCACGTGCTGGTCATCCCGAAGGCCCACTACCCGGACGCCGCCACCCTCGCCACCGCTGCCCCCGCCCTCGCCGCGGACATCCTGCGCGAGACCCAGGCCGTCGCCGACGAGGACAAGCTGGAGAGCTACCGGATCGTCTTCAACACCGGCAGCGGCGCCGGCCAGACCGTCTGGCACGCCCACGCACACGTCATCGGCGGCCGCGGCCTGCAGTGGCCCCCCGGGTAACCAGCCGTGTCCGTACGTGAATTGGTCGTCCTCGGCACCGCCAGCCAGGTCCCGACCCGGCACCGCAACCACAACGGCTACCTGCTGCGCTGGGACGCCGAGGGGATCATGTTCGATCCCGGCGAGGGCACACAGCGCCAGATGCTGCGCGCCGGGGTCGCCGCACACGACCTCAACCGCATATGCGTCACCCACTTCCACGGCGACCACTCCCTCGGCCTCGCGGGTGTCATCCAGCGCGTCAACCTCGACCGTGTCCCGCACGACGTCACCGCGCACTACCCGCGCTCCGGACAGCGGTTCTTCGACCGGCTGCGGTACGCCACCGCGTACCGGGAGACGGTCCAGCTGATCGAGGCGCCCGTCGACGGCGAGGGCGGAGTGCTGGCGGCCACCCCTTCGTACACGCTCGACGCGCGCAGGCTCTCCCACCCCGTCGAGTCGTACGGCTACCGGCTCGTCGAGCCCGACGGGCGGCGGATGCTGCCGGAGCGGCTCGCCGAGTACGGGATCAGGGGACCGGACATCGGGCGTATCCAGCGGGAGGGCGCGATGGGTGATGTCTCGCTGGACGACGTGAGCGAGGTGCGGCGCGGACAGCGGTTCGCGTTCGTCATGGACACAAGGCTGTGTGACGGGGTCTACGCCCTCGCGGACGCCGCCGACATGCTCGTCATCGAGTCCACGTTCCTCGACGAGGACATCGAACTCGCCGTGGAGTACGGCCACTTGACCGCCGGTCAGGCTGCCTCTGTCGCCCGCGACTGCGGCGTACGGCATCTCGTGCTCACCCACTTCAGCCAGCGCTACTCCGAGCCGGCGGAGTTCGAACGGCAGGCGCGGGCCGCCGGGTTCGAGGGAGAGCTGAGCGTGGCGCACGATCTGATGCGAGTGCCGCTTCCGAAACGGCGGTGAAGCGGCCGTACGATGCTTTGATGCCCCTCCCCAAAGCCGAACTGCACCTCCACATCGAAGGCACCCTGGAGCCTGAGCTGGCCTTCGAGCTGGCTGCCCGCAACGGGGTCGCGCTGCCGTACGCGCACACGGACGCGCTCCGGAAGGCGTACGAGTTCGAGGACCTCCAGTCCTTTCTGAACCTGTACTACGAGCTGATGGCCGTGCTCCGCACCGAGCAGGACTTCGCGGACCTCGCCGACGCCTACCTCGCCCGCGCCGCCGCCCAGGGGGTGCGGCACGCGGAGATCTTCTTCGATCCGCAGGCCCACCTCGCGCGGGGCGTGGGGATGGGGACGGTCGTCGAGGGGCTGTGGCGGGCGTTGGGGAGGAGCGAGGAGACTCATGGGGTCTCCACACAGCTGATCATGTGCTTTCTGCGGGACGAGTCCGCCGCGTCGGCCATGGAGACGCTGGAGGCCGCCAAGCCGTACCTCGACCGGATCGTCGGCATCGGACTCGACTCCGCCGAGGTCGGGCATCCGCCGGTCAAGTTCCGCGAGGTGTACGAGGCCGCCGCGGCGCTCGGGCTGCGGCGGGTGGCGCACGCGGGGGAGGAGGGGCCGCCGTCGTACATCACCGAGGCCCTCGACGTCCTCGGGGTCGAGCGCGTCGACCACGGGCTGCGGTGCATGGAGGACCCGGCCCTCGTCGAGCGGCTGGTGCGGGAACGGGTGCCACTGACGCTGTGCCCGCTGTCCAACGTCCGGCTGCGGACCGTCGACACCCTCGCCGAGCACCCCCTGCCCGCCATGCTCGACGCCGGCCTGCTGTGCACGGTCAACTCCGACGACCCCGCCTACTTCGGCGGCTACGCCGGCGACAACTTCGACGCCGTACGCCGGATCCTCGGCCTGACCGACGAGCGGCTGCGCGAGCTCGCCCGCAACTCCTTCACCGCGTCCTTCCTGGCGCACGACGAGGAGCGGCGGGCCGGCTATCTCGCCGAGGTCGAGGCGTACGAGTTCGAGTGAGCGGGGCTCGGAGCGGGGTTCAGGCCGCCGGGCGGTACTCGGGTCGCTGCTCGGTGGTCGTCCGGCCCTCGTGGCGGGCGTGTTCCGTCGTGGGCGTCATGGTGCGCAGGGCCACGAGGGTCATGGGCACCGCGATCAGGAGCAGGCCCGCGGCGAGGATCGCACCCATCGTCGGGTAGCCCGCGTGGGCGGAGAGCAGGCTGCCGGCGAGAGGGCCGGCGGCCGTGCCGAGCGAGGACGCGGAGCCGATGAGGACCGCCCAGCGGCCGCGCGGGTCGAGGGCCGCGGCGAGGCCGATCAGGTACGACAGGACGACCGGATAGAGCACGTTCCAGGCGATCTCGCCGGTGGCGAAGGTCGTGAGGTCGGTCGCGGAGGCACTGAGCACGATGCAGCCGGCGATGAGCACGGTGCCGCCGCCGATGGGCAGGGCCCGGCCGAAGCGGGCGCCCAGCGCGCTCGCGCCGATCACCCCGAGCAGGCCCGCGCCCAGTGCCACCGCGAAGACCGCGCCGACGGTGACCTCGGTGAGCCCGGCCTGGGTGGTGCCGATCCGGCCGCTGACACCCCAGAGGGAGTTCTGGGCGAGGGACCACAGCAGGAGGGCGCCGGCGAGGATCAGACCGGAACGGCGGTGGGGGAGCGGGCCGCGCTGCCGGGTGACCTGGGCCGTGGCCACCGGGGTGGCGAGACGGGCGGTCGCCGGCCAGGTGAGCAGGGCCGTGACGGCGAGCGCGGCGAGGGGCAGGCCGTGGCCCGGTCCCAGGTGGGGGATGGTCAGGTAGAGCGCGCCGGCCAGTGCCGAGACGCCCAACAGGCCCAGGGTGGACACCCGGTGGGGGTCGCGCCGGCCGGCGATCCCGGCCGCGGCCACGGCGGTCGCGGTGCCCGAGCCGAAGCCGCCGAGGACCGCTCCCGCGACGACCGCCGGGAGGGCCGTCGTGGCCGCGGCGGTGCCGTAGCCGGCGGCGGCGAGCAGCAGCCCCGTACGGGCGAGGCGCCGAGGTCCGACACGCTCCACGTACGCGGCGAGGGTGAAGCCCGCCGTGGCCGAACCCAGCAACAGGGCACTGCCGATGGCGCCCGCCTCGGTGGCGGTGAGGGGGAGGGCCGCGTCGAGTCTGCCGACGGTGGTGGGTAGGAGGTACGCGGCGAGATACCCGGCCGTGAAAAGGGCGACGAGAGGCCAGGGCGAGGTGGTGGTGCGGGGGGACACGGGCGTTCCTGGGCATGACGAAGGTGCGGCTCTGGGCCTGGTAAGGGGATGGGCGACCGTCGACGGACAGGAACGCGCGGGCAATTTGTATCAAGGGCGCGGGGAGGGGAAGAAACGCGGAGGGTGTTCGAGGGCTGTGATCTGGGACACCTTGAGTTTGGAGTGGAGGTGATGGGGTAATCGGCCGACTCGCGCGTGGGGTCAGGCCGAGCGGCGGAAGCCGATGGTGGGGACGGCACGACGGAGCGGCCAGGGGCTGATGTCCTCCTTGGGGAGGAGGCCGTCCAGGAAGGCGTAGCGGCGCAGGGCGGCGGGGTCCTGGCTCTCCAGGGACTGCACCCGGCGCCACCACGCGCCGATCTCGCACCAGCCGGGGGCCGACAGGGAGCCGCCGAACTCCTGGACCGACAGCGCGGCGGTCAGACCCGCGAAGGCCAGCCGGTCCGCCAGCGGCCAGTCCGCCAGGGTGCCGGTGACGAAACCGGCGACGAACACATCACCCGCGCCCGTGGGGTCCATGGCCTCCACTGCGATGGCCGGCACCTCCGCCGTCTCGCCGGTACGGCCGTCCACCGCGTACGCGCCCTCCGAGCCCAGCGTCACCACGGCCACCGGGACGTGCTCGGTGATAGCGCGTGCCGCCGCCCGGGGGCACTCGGTACGGGTGTACCGCATCGCCTCCTGCGCGTTCGGCAGGAACGCCTCGCAGTGCGCGAGATCGGCGAGCCCCGCCAGGTCCCAGGCGCCGGTGTCGTCCCAGCCGACGTCCGCGAAGATCCGGGTGCCCTTGCTCGCGGCCTGCGCGACCCAGGGGGCGTGCACGCCGGGCGTGAGGGAGGCGATGGCGGCGCGCGCGTGGGGCGGGCAGTCCGGCGCGGACTTCTCCGGAGGCGCCACGTGCCCATGCGAGACCATCGTGCGCTCGCCCTCGTACGCCATGGAGACGGTGACCGGGGAGTGCCAGCCGGGGACCGTGCGGGACATGGAGAGGTCGATGCCCTCGCCCTGCTCCAGGGCGTCCCAGCAGTACTCGCCGTAGTGGTCGTCGCCGAAGGCCGCCGCGAGGGAGGTCCGCAGGCCGAGGCGGGCCAGCGCCGTGGCCATGTTCGCCACGCCTCCGGGGCTCGACCCCATCCCGCGTGCCCAGGACTCGGTCCCGCGCACCGGGGCGGAGTCGAGCCCGGTGAAGATGATGTCGAGGAAGACGGTGCCGGTGAGGTAGACGTCCCAGGGCGGGGCGGACGGCGCCCGCAGGTGGCTGAGGGGGTCGACCTGGGGTCGGCGGATCGGGCGCTCTCCCTTGGACGCGGTCACGATGTGCTCCCTGGCGGTGGTGCGGATCCAGCCAGTTTGCACCAACCGCACCGCTGGGGGCGCCGGTCACGTTGGACTCGGGCTGTGGGGCGTCGTGCGGGCGGGGTGTTTTCGCCCCCGCCGCCCCTACCCGTCCCATCCGCAGAGGCTGCCGCCCCTTCGACCCCGCTGGGGGCTGTGGGGTGTCTGCGGTGAGTTTGGTCGTGCGGGTTGTTCGTGGTTGCTCGCGCAGTTCCCCGCGCCCCTGAAAGAACCGGGGGTGCCCAGCTCGAAGGCGGGGCGGGGGCGAAAGAAACCCTGCGTTACCAGCGGGGCACGGCCGGCGTCACCCACTCCGGGTCGGCGACCCGCATCGCCGCCGCGTCGTCCCGGTCCCGCAGCGTCCCGTCGTCGTCGAGCCATCGCCGATGCAGGAACTCCAGCCTGTCGCGGTCGAGTTCGACACCGAGCCCCGGCGCGTCCGACACCCGCACCACCCCGTTCTCGAAGACGAGACGCTCGGTCAGCACGTCCTCCGACTGCCACGGATAGTGCGAGTCGCACGCGTGGTGAAGGTCGGGCACGGTGGACGCGACATGGGTCATCGCGGCCAGGGAGATCCCCAGGTGGGTGTTGGAGTGCATGGACACCTCGACCCCGAACGTACGGCAGATGGCGGCCAGTTCACGGGTGTTGCGCAGCCCGCCCCAGTAGTGATGGTCGGAGAGCACGACCTGTACGGCCCCCTTCGTGAACGCCTCCTCGATCTCGGCGAACGTCGTCACGCACATGTTGGTGGCCAGCCGCACGCCCGCCCGTCGCCCCCCACTGCCGTTGTCCGAGGCGCTTCGCGCCGCCCCCTTCAATCCCGCGGCGACCTCGGCCATCGCGGCCGTACCGAGCGCCGGATCCTCCAGGTATTCGAGTACGTCGCCCAGCTCGTCCGCGACCTTCAGCGAAGTCGCCACGGACCAGGCCCCGTTGGGATCGAGCCGCAGCGGATGCCCGGGGAACGCCTGGGCGAGCGCACGGACCGCGGCGATCTCCTCCTCCGGCGGGAAGACACCGCCCTTGAGCTTGAACGACGTGAACCCGTACCGCTCCTTGAACCTCCTGGCCTGCTCGACGACCCCCGCAGGGTCCACGGCCGCACCCCAGTCGTCCTTCTCACAGGCGACGCCCGCGGGGTGGTCGGCCCACTTGTAGAAGAGGTACGCGCTGTACTCCACCGCGTCCCGCACCTTGCCGCCGAGCAGCGCGTGCACGGGCAGCCCCAGCGCCTTGCCCAGCGCGTCCAGACAGGCGACCTCGAACGCGGACACGACCGACAGTCGCAGCTTGTCGGCGGTCTGGACACCGCGCAGGCCACCCACGTCGACCTGACCGGACACCTGGGACCCGTCGACCGCCACCTCGTCGGCGAGGACGAACAGCCCGTTCAGATCACTGACCTGACGGCCCACCAGCTTCTCCGCGAACGACCTGGCCGGCTCCAGGTACTTGGTGTCCCCGTACGTCTCGCCGAGGCCCGTGACCCCGTCGGCGGTCACGACCTCCACGATCAGTCGGGGCGTGTACGGCTGGTGCACGCCCTGCGTGTTCAGCAGCGGCGGGTCGGCGACCAGGATCGGGGTCAGCCGGACCTCGGTGATGGTCAGATCGCGGGTCACAGGGCCATCTCCCTATGTAGACGTTATCTACGTATGAAGATGGAGGTTAGGTAGGCGAACCCTCAGCGTCAATGGCCGTGCACGCCTCTCCTACGATCGGCACATGTCGGAGACGTCGGAGACAGAGGGCGGCGCGGGCGGCGTCCGCGAGGTGAAGTCCGCCGCGCGCACCGTCGACCTGCTGGAACTCCTGGCCGCGCGCGGCGACCGCCCCGCCCGCCTCCAGGAACTCGCGGACGAACTCAAGATCCCGCGCAGCTCCATGTACGCCCTCCTCCAGACCCTGATCACCCGCGGCTGGGTCCGCACGGACACCACCGGCTCCCTCTACGGCATCGGCATCCGCGCCCTGCTCACCGGCACCAGCTACCTGGACACCGACCCGCGCGTCCGCGCCGTACGCCCGTACCTCGACGAGGCGTCGGAGGCCCTCGGCGAGACCATCCACCTCGCCCGTCTCGACGGCATGAACGTGGCCTACCTGGCCACCCGCGAGTCCCACGAGTACCTGCGCACGATCAGCCGCGTCGGCCGCCGCCTCCCCGCCCACGCCGGCGCCCTCGGCAAGGCCCTCCTCGCCGAACGCCCCGACACCGACCTCCCCGACGGCCCCTACGAGGCACTGACCCCCCACACCCACACCACCCGCGACTCGCTCGCCGCCGATCTGGCCGCCGTCCGCGCCCGCGGCTACTCCGTCGACCGCGAAGAGGGCGTCCCCGGCATCATCGGCTTCGGCTTCGCCCTCCACTACGACACCCCACCCCACGACGCCATCAGCTGCTCGGTCCCGGTGGCCCGTCTGACCCCGGCCCACGAACGCCGGATCGTGACCGTGATGACCGAGACAAGGGCAAAGATCGAGGCAACCAGCCCCGGGGGAGCGGGGGCACCGATCTGGCGCTGAGGGGTGAGGGCCCTTGTGGCGAGAAGGAAAAGCCCTACGGCCAATCCGGCGCAGCGTCGTATCCTTGAATCGCAAGCGCAGCCCCCTCAGGGCACGCGAGTCGCAGCAAGGAGGACGTGCGGCCTACGAGCCGGCCCATGACTCAGACACCCACAGCTCACACCCGCGCGCAGGGTCAGGCGAGAGCACAGTTCACCGTCCCGGCGGCCCACCCCATGGTCACCGTGCTGGGTTCCGGTGACTCCCTCCTGCGCGTGATCGAGAAGGCCTTCCCGGCGGTCGACATCCACGTCCGGGGCAATGAGATCAGCGCGGTCGGCGAAGCCCCCGAAGTCGCTCTCGTCCAGCGCCTGTTCGACGAGATGATGCTGGTGCTCCGCACCGGACAGCCGATGACGGAGGACGCAGTGGAACGCTCGATCGCCATGCTGAGGGCGAGCGAGAACGGAGAAGGCCCCGAGGAGACCCCGGCAGAGGTCCTCACCCAGAACATCCTCTCCTCGCGCGGTCGCACGATCCGCCCCAAGACGCTCAACCAGAAGCGCTACGTCGACGCCATCGACAAGCACACCGTCGTCTTCGGCATCGGCCCCGCCGGCACCGGCAAGACCTACCTGGCCATGGCCAAGGCCGTCCAGGCCCTCCAGTCCAAGCAGGTCAACCGCATCATCCTGACCCGCCCCGCGGTGGAGGCCGGAGAGCGGCTGGGCTTCCTGCCGGGCACGCTGTACGAGAAGATCGACCCCTACCTGCGCCCCCTGTACGACGCCCTGCACGACATGCTCGACCCCGACTCGATCCCTCGCCTGATGGCGGCCGGAACGATCGAGGTCGCACCCCTCGCGTATATGCGTGGTCGCACGCTCAATGACGCCTTCATCATTCTCGACGAGGCCCAGAACACCTCGCCCGAGCAGATGAAGATGTTCCTCACCCGGCTCGGCTTCGACTCGAAGATCGTGATCACGGGTGATGTGACGCAGGTGGACCTGCCGAACGGGACGAAGTCGGGTCTGCGGCAGGTGCAGGAGATCCTGGAGGGCCTCGACGACGTGCACTTCTCGCGGTTGTCGTCGCAGGATGTCGTACGGCACAAGCTCGTCGGCCGTATCGTCGACGCGTACGAGAAGTACGACACCACGCACGGCACGGAGAACGGCACGCACAAGGGCGGCCGGAGCAAGGCCGGGCACAAGGGGAAGTAGCAAGCACAGCACCATGTCGATCGACGTCAACAACGAGTCCGGAACCGAGGTCGACGAGCAGGCGATCCTCGACATCGCCCGCTACGCGCTGGCGCGGATGCGTATCCACCCGCTCTCCGAGCTCTCGGTGATCGTCGTGGACGCCGACGCCATGGAGCAGCTGCATGTGCAGTGGATGGACCTGCCGGGGCCGACGGATGTGATGTCGTTCCCGATGGACGAGCTGCGGCCGCCGTCCAAGGACGACGCCGAGCCGCCGCAGGGGCTCCTCGGTGACATCGTGCTGTGTCCCGAGGTGGCCGAGAAGCAGGGCAAGGAAGCGCCCACGCAGCACTCCATGGACGAGGAGCTCCAGCTCCTCACCGTCCATGGGGTGCTGCATCTGCTCGGTTACGACCACGAGGAAGCGGACGAGAAGGCCGAGATGTTCGGCCTCCAGGCGGCCATCGTGGACGGCTGGCGCGCGGAGAAGGG
Protein-coding sequences here:
- a CDS encoding HIT domain-containing protein, yielding MAGEPQDDCLFCKIVEGHVPATIVRETETTVAFRDINPQAPTHVLVIPKAHYPDAATLATAAPALAADILRETQAVADEDKLESYRIVFNTGSGAGQTVWHAHAHVIGGRGLQWPPG
- the ybeY gene encoding rRNA maturation RNase YbeY, yielding MSIDVNNESGTEVDEQAILDIARYALARMRIHPLSELSVIVVDADAMEQLHVQWMDLPGPTDVMSFPMDELRPPSKDDAEPPQGLLGDIVLCPEVAEKQGKEAPTQHSMDEELQLLTVHGVLHLLGYDHEEADEKAEMFGLQAAIVDGWRAEKGLTGPSPAPTVS
- a CDS encoding MFS transporter, with the translated sequence MSPRTTTSPWPLVALFTAGYLAAYLLPTTVGRLDAALPLTATEAGAIGSALLLGSATAGFTLAAYVERVGPRRLARTGLLLAAAGYGTAAATTALPAVVAGAVLGGFGSGTATAVAAAGIAGRRDPHRVSTLGLLGVSALAGALYLTIPHLGPGHGLPLAALAVTALLTWPATARLATPVATAQVTRQRGPLPHRRSGLILAGALLLWSLAQNSLWGVSGRIGTTQAGLTEVTVGAVFAVALGAGLLGVIGASALGARFGRALPIGGGTVLIAGCIVLSASATDLTTFATGEIAWNVLYPVVLSYLIGLAAALDPRGRWAVLIGSASSLGTAAGPLAGSLLSAHAGYPTMGAILAAGLLLIAVPMTLVALRTMTPTTEHARHEGRTTTEQRPEYRPAA
- a CDS encoding carbohydrate kinase family protein, with protein sequence MTASKGERPIRRPQVDPLSHLRAPSAPPWDVYLTGTVFLDIIFTGLDSAPVRGTESWARGMGSSPGGVANMATALARLGLRTSLAAAFGDDHYGEYCWDALEQGEGIDLSMSRTVPGWHSPVTVSMAYEGERTMVSHGHVAPPEKSAPDCPPHARAAIASLTPGVHAPWVAQAASKGTRIFADVGWDDTGAWDLAGLADLAHCEAFLPNAQEAMRYTRTECPRAAARAITEHVPVAVVTLGSEGAYAVDGRTGETAEVPAIAVEAMDPTGAGDVFVAGFVTGTLADWPLADRLAFAGLTAALSVQEFGGSLSAPGWCEIGAWWRRVQSLESQDPAALRRYAFLDGLLPKEDISPWPLRRAVPTIGFRRSA
- a CDS encoding adenosine deaminase translates to MPLPKAELHLHIEGTLEPELAFELAARNGVALPYAHTDALRKAYEFEDLQSFLNLYYELMAVLRTEQDFADLADAYLARAAAQGVRHAEIFFDPQAHLARGVGMGTVVEGLWRALGRSEETHGVSTQLIMCFLRDESAASAMETLEAAKPYLDRIVGIGLDSAEVGHPPVKFREVYEAAAALGLRRVAHAGEEGPPSYITEALDVLGVERVDHGLRCMEDPALVERLVRERVPLTLCPLSNVRLRTVDTLAEHPLPAMLDAGLLCTVNSDDPAYFGGYAGDNFDAVRRILGLTDERLRELARNSFTASFLAHDEERRAGYLAEVEAYEFE
- a CDS encoding ribonuclease Z; its protein translation is MSVRELVVLGTASQVPTRHRNHNGYLLRWDAEGIMFDPGEGTQRQMLRAGVAAHDLNRICVTHFHGDHSLGLAGVIQRVNLDRVPHDVTAHYPRSGQRFFDRLRYATAYRETVQLIEAPVDGEGGVLAATPSYTLDARRLSHPVESYGYRLVEPDGRRMLPERLAEYGIRGPDIGRIQREGAMGDVSLDDVSEVRRGQRFAFVMDTRLCDGVYALADAADMLVIESTFLDEDIELAVEYGHLTAGQAASVARDCGVRHLVLTHFSQRYSEPAEFERQARAAGFEGELSVAHDLMRVPLPKRR
- a CDS encoding PhoH family protein; this encodes MTQTPTAHTRAQGQARAQFTVPAAHPMVTVLGSGDSLLRVIEKAFPAVDIHVRGNEISAVGEAPEVALVQRLFDEMMLVLRTGQPMTEDAVERSIAMLRASENGEGPEETPAEVLTQNILSSRGRTIRPKTLNQKRYVDAIDKHTVVFGIGPAGTGKTYLAMAKAVQALQSKQVNRIILTRPAVEAGERLGFLPGTLYEKIDPYLRPLYDALHDMLDPDSIPRLMAAGTIEVAPLAYMRGRTLNDAFIILDEAQNTSPEQMKMFLTRLGFDSKIVITGDVTQVDLPNGTKSGLRQVQEILEGLDDVHFSRLSSQDVVRHKLVGRIVDAYEKYDTTHGTENGTHKGGRSKAGHKGK
- a CDS encoding glucarate dehydratase family protein, with the translated sequence MTRDLTITEVRLTPILVADPPLLNTQGVHQPYTPRLIVEVVTADGVTGLGETYGDTKYLEPARSFAEKLVGRQVSDLNGLFVLADEVAVDGSQVSGQVDVGGLRGVQTADKLRLSVVSAFEVACLDALGKALGLPVHALLGGKVRDAVEYSAYLFYKWADHPAGVACEKDDWGAAVDPAGVVEQARRFKERYGFTSFKLKGGVFPPEEEIAAVRALAQAFPGHPLRLDPNGAWSVATSLKVADELGDVLEYLEDPALGTAAMAEVAAGLKGAARSASDNGSGGRRAGVRLATNMCVTTFAEIEEAFTKGAVQVVLSDHHYWGGLRNTRELAAICRTFGVEVSMHSNTHLGISLAAMTHVASTVPDLHHACDSHYPWQSEDVLTERLVFENGVVRVSDAPGLGVELDRDRLEFLHRRWLDDDGTLRDRDDAAAMRVADPEWVTPAVPRW
- a CDS encoding IclR family transcriptional regulator, with protein sequence MSETSETEGGAGGVREVKSAARTVDLLELLAARGDRPARLQELADELKIPRSSMYALLQTLITRGWVRTDTTGSLYGIGIRALLTGTSYLDTDPRVRAVRPYLDEASEALGETIHLARLDGMNVAYLATRESHEYLRTISRVGRRLPAHAGALGKALLAERPDTDLPDGPYEALTPHTHTTRDSLAADLAAVRARGYSVDREEGVPGIIGFGFALHYDTPPHDAISCSVPVARLTPAHERRIVTVMTETRAKIEATSPGGAGAPIWR